In Polaribacter sp. L3A8, a genomic segment contains:
- a CDS encoding beta strand repeat-containing protein gives MMNYLKETKLSWEIIRFKLVPPSIHTPLFKTIFKKASHFIMPILFLFGFNSKILAQTEVVNTSTVSSSSYTISGGPKQVSFAITGANGGNGTTTGGGKGAIINATYNLNNGDVINYLVAEGGFGGSEAGGAGSTGIYINGTLVLVAGGGAGGDNSAGAVGLGANSTTNGDNGVGIGGGAGGTNGAGGGATVGAGAGGGGINSAGANTASVLGSGGGTATANYSLAAGGTSAIGSGSGGRGLTGGGAGGVNYAGGAGGYSGGGASGNGGSAGGGGSYVNTTLTTYLTSIITAGADGATNGGNQANGTDGSVKITVTDLTDTDNDGIADVNDEDSDNDGILDADEGCSAITGTTFNLVPAESVIGNIAAGGKLVYKDAAGNKVVLEAAGTVGTNNGFTIADGGADPNDGTTIKNITTGEIIFEVIANDANDQPKLKVSAFSANGTAFNIESIGLGGIGNMDNSTAQDAIAASVPGFWSNLVASGNALSSAQITTSPVGATAVSNITQAELAIYNFNNFVSQGAVSEVIFNHSDDLVQDGYNATFTPKTPVNSFFIIVDDITTSDADGRQILTHLLTTSITISGTICRDTDSDGIPDNLDLDSDNDGCSDAIEAGTTTNQSTNYQFPSNDVSATGVPNTAATPNTSGNYINAAVTSCDCPFASGIDTDGDGLDDTCDQDNDNDGILDTDECMGIVYSVPLVTEGFEAASFVTDAGVDDAACLFSPSFNIPKGGGINLLDPSTITGWQPTTGVVEATKGLHPVPSGKAAVFNAFAADASDATNICRGLDVDHNGNGRFGEIVSINNVTVVAGVSYSVAVYAAEVSNTDPFVNSYSFKFYNAGTTTLAGIPDFSLNNITQGNQNWQLNETDFVASVTKNIDIVLVQTNPEEFGADIALDAFSILRGTCSGDTDKDGVLNIYDLDSDNDGIPDVIEAGGTDANNDGRADDDDNNADNTGSNGIPTSAGTGLTPTSTDGDSIPDYLDLDSDNDGIPDVTEAGGTDANNDGRADDDDNNADNTGSNGIPTSAGTGLTPTSTDGDSVPDYLDLDADNDGIPDNIEGQTTIGYVAPSGADTDNDGLDDAYDQDCTGANCSGVSGAIINPVNADNTDTADYIDLDADNDGIFDVIESGSGLANDGNGVVTGAVGTNGLVDAIETGDSDQGYTDVNGEYDNTQADNFTDTDNDVNTGGDVDYRDAQDNDNDKDGVPDSVDLDDDNDGILDTEECTVPSANISQISSSFVDSGAPGDVGDIAVYSNITTYNGESIDLRVTVLSNSNPANMTVNIAGVGSSPNIYPIFLGGNQFSFDGDSASLKFEYLISGTNTLIPVIASFVWKDIDLVTGFSSGNGTESITFNTNEIAAYTVDTPTNIIVNSVGGETVFTSSLNSNTSNTKIMVKTEMLKTSSFTASFRKRDGPTNDTGYLFGSTTFANPVKTQLIGQCEDTDGDSIPDYLDLDSDNDGIPDVTEAGGTDANNDGRADDDDNNADNTGSNGIPTSAGTGLTPTSTDGDSIPDYLDLDADNDGIPDVTEAGGIDLNNDGRADDDDNNADNTGSNGIPTSAGTGLTPTSTDGDSVPDYLDLDADNDGIPDNIEGQTTTGYVAPSGADTDNDGLDDAYDQDCTGTNCSGVSGAIINPVNADNADTADYIDLDADNDGVFDVIESGSGLANDGNGVVTGAVGTNGLVDAIETGDSDQGYTDINGEYDNTQADNFTDTDNDVNTGGDVDYRDAQDNDNDKDGVPDSVDLDDDNDGILDTDEGFSCPSTSYIDLGQAFTNTSTNTNGGNASGNVANIYSFGGTSATFSYELINAAQWVAGVSSKGPTVGVDGNYINTQPNFTNFPSGSFYPANAATISAAVYKITFTQPVFNVEFKWGGSDHSDRTDFLANLNGSNTPLTISNSTLASGSYKITGQSLVSNAIGANAPSNAVLISSQGPLNEIIIVVGKENGDNSNATTQLFELKYCAALDTDNDGIPNHLDLDSDNDGIPDVTEAGGTDSNNDGRADDNDNNADNTGSNGIPTSANTGLMPTSSDADGILDYLDLDADNDGIPDNIEAQTTLGYVAPTGVDTDKDGLDDAYDPDCTGANCSGVTGTLIVPVNTDGADTADYIDLDADNDGIFDIIESGSGLANDGSGVVTGAVGTNGLVDAIETGDTDLGYTDVNGEYDNTQADNFTDTDGDVSTGGDVDYRDVQDNDNDGIPDSVDLDDDNDGIPDTAENGVNFADGDEDGDGIPNYKDTADTAGGTGDGSTTDYTDSNNDGIPDVYDADGDGIPNHFDLDTDNDGIPDLIEAGGVDTNGDGVIDYPTLGDPTTMVDLDGDGLADTYDDTDTAGSSTGWSAGTPISNPDSDGDGIPDAQDLDADNDGIPDVVEAGGTDANGDGRADNFVDIDNDGFNDLVDGDINGTTDPTKALIITGTDGNSDGIPDNYSNGDTDGDGLLDSTDLDADNDGIPDLVEAGGIDTNGDGRVDTNTDADKDGLADIYDENATDGPGPDGTNGIALVETDAAGNMLDGAGILLIVIPMELQII, from the coding sequence ATGATGAACTATCTAAAAGAAACGAAATTATCTTGGGAAATAATTCGTTTTAAATTAGTACCCCCTAGCATTCATACGCCTCTTTTTAAAACAATTTTTAAAAAAGCTTCGCATTTTATAATGCCAATACTTTTTCTGTTTGGTTTTAATTCCAAAATACTAGCTCAAACAGAAGTAGTCAATACTTCTACTGTAAGTAGCTCCTCTTACACCATTTCTGGTGGTCCAAAACAGGTTTCTTTTGCTATCACTGGTGCTAATGGAGGAAACGGAACTACTACTGGTGGTGGTAAAGGAGCTATTATTAACGCAACCTATAACCTAAACAACGGAGACGTTATTAACTATCTAGTTGCAGAAGGCGGTTTTGGCGGTAGTGAAGCTGGTGGTGCTGGTAGTACTGGTATATACATTAACGGCACCTTAGTACTAGTTGCTGGTGGTGGTGCTGGTGGAGATAATTCTGCTGGTGCAGTTGGTTTGGGTGCTAATAGCACAACAAACGGAGATAACGGAGTAGGAATTGGTGGTGGTGCTGGTGGAACTAATGGTGCTGGTGGTGGTGCAACCGTTGGGGCTGGTGCTGGTGGAGGAGGTATAAACTCCGCAGGTGCTAATACAGCAAGTGTTCTTGGTTCTGGTGGAGGTACTGCTACTGCCAATTATTCTTTAGCTGCTGGAGGAACCTCTGCAATTGGTAGTGGTAGTGGCGGTAGAGGACTTACTGGTGGTGGTGCTGGTGGAGTTAATTACGCTGGTGGTGCTGGTGGTTATTCTGGTGGTGGTGCTTCCGGTAATGGTGGTTCTGCTGGTGGTGGAGGTTCTTATGTTAACACTACTCTTACTACTTATCTTACTAGTATTATTACAGCTGGAGCTGATGGAGCAACAAATGGAGGAAACCAAGCAAACGGAACTGATGGAAGTGTAAAAATTACAGTTACAGACTTAACAGATACAGACAATGACGGTATTGCAGATGTTAACGATGAAGATAGTGACAATGATGGTATTTTAGATGCTGACGAAGGTTGTTCTGCTATTACAGGTACTACATTTAATTTAGTACCTGCAGAAAGCGTTATAGGCAATATAGCTGCTGGTGGTAAATTAGTTTATAAAGATGCCGCAGGTAATAAAGTAGTTTTAGAAGCTGCAGGAACTGTTGGTACTAATAATGGTTTTACAATTGCAGATGGAGGTGCAGACCCAAATGATGGTACAACTATAAAAAATATTACTACAGGTGAAATAATTTTCGAAGTCATTGCAAATGACGCAAACGACCAACCCAAATTAAAAGTATCTGCGTTTTCTGCAAATGGTACTGCTTTTAATATTGAATCTATTGGTTTAGGTGGTATTGGTAATATGGACAACTCTACAGCACAAGATGCGATTGCAGCAAGTGTTCCTGGTTTTTGGTCTAATTTAGTAGCCAGTGGAAACGCATTAAGTAGTGCTCAAATAACTACTTCTCCTGTTGGAGCAACAGCCGTTTCTAATATAACTCAAGCAGAATTAGCCATATATAATTTTAATAATTTTGTATCACAAGGAGCTGTTTCTGAAGTTATTTTTAATCACAGCGATGATTTAGTTCAAGATGGATATAATGCAACTTTTACCCCAAAAACTCCTGTAAACTCATTTTTTATAATTGTAGATGACATCACAACTAGTGATGCAGATGGGCGACAAATCCTTACACATCTTTTAACTACATCAATAACTATTTCTGGTACTATTTGTAGAGATACCGACAGTGACGGAATACCTGATAATTTAGATTTAGATAGTGACAACGATGGTTGTAGTGATGCTATAGAAGCAGGTACAACTACTAACCAATCAACAAACTATCAATTTCCATCTAACGATGTAAGTGCTACAGGTGTACCAAATACAGCTGCTACACCAAACACTTCTGGAAATTACATAAATGCAGCAGTAACATCTTGCGATTGTCCATTTGCTTCTGGTATAGATACCGATGGCGATGGTCTAGATGACACTTGTGACCAAGACAATGACAATGATGGTATTTTAGATACAGATGAATGTATGGGTATCGTATATTCTGTACCTTTAGTTACAGAAGGTTTTGAGGCAGCTAGTTTTGTTACAGATGCTGGTGTTGATGACGCTGCTTGTTTATTTAGTCCTAGTTTTAACATACCAAAAGGTGGGGGTATTAATCTTTTAGACCCTTCAACAATAACAGGTTGGCAACCAACAACGGGTGTTGTAGAGGCTACTAAAGGCTTGCATCCGGTACCATCGGGTAAAGCTGCTGTTTTTAATGCATTTGCAGCAGATGCAAGTGATGCCACTAATATTTGTAGAGGTCTTGATGTAGATCATAATGGAAATGGTAGGTTTGGAGAAATTGTTTCTATAAATAACGTAACTGTAGTAGCAGGTGTATCGTATTCTGTAGCGGTTTATGCAGCAGAAGTTTCAAATACAGATCCGTTTGTAAATTCTTATTCTTTTAAGTTTTATAATGCTGGTACAACCACACTTGCAGGAATTCCTGATTTTAGTTTAAATAATATTACACAGGGTAACCAAAATTGGCAGTTAAACGAAACAGATTTTGTTGCATCAGTAACAAAAAATATAGATATTGTTTTAGTGCAAACTAATCCAGAAGAATTTGGGGCAGATATTGCTTTAGATGCATTTAGTATTTTAAGAGGTACATGTTCTGGAGACACAGATAAAGATGGTGTTTTAAACATTTATGATTTAGATTCAGATAACGATGGTATTCCAGATGTTATAGAAGCAGGAGGTACAGATGCAAACAATGATGGAAGAGCAGATGATGATGATAACAATGCAGACAATACAGGTTCAAATGGTATTCCAACTTCAGCTGGTACAGGTCTTACACCAACAAGTACAGATGGAGATAGTATTCCAGATTACTTAGACTTAGATTCAGATAACGATGGTATTCCAGATGTAACAGAAGCAGGAGGAACAGATGCAAACAATGATGGAAGAGCAGATGATGATGATAACAATGCAGACAATACAGGTTCAAATGGTATTCCCACCTCAGCAGGTACAGGTCTTACACCAACAAGTACAGATGGAGATAGTGTTCCAGATTACTTAGATTTAGATGCAGATAATGATGGAATTCCTGATAATATAGAAGGACAAACTACAATAGGTTATGTAGCACCTTCAGGAGCAGACACCGATAATGATGGTTTAGATGATGCTTATGATCAAGATTGTACCGGAGCAAATTGTTCTGGTGTAAGCGGAGCAATTATCAACCCTGTAAACGCAGACAATACCGATACTGCAGATTATATAGATTTAGATGCAGATAATGATGGTATTTTTGATGTTATTGAATCAGGAAGTGGATTGGCAAATGATGGTAATGGCGTTGTAACTGGTGCTGTAGGTACTAACGGATTAGTAGATGCAATAGAAACAGGCGATTCAGACCAAGGGTATACGGATGTAAATGGAGAGTATGACAATACTCAAGCAGATAATTTTACAGATACAGATAACGATGTAAATACCGGTGGAGATGTAGATTATAGAGATGCTCAAGATAATGACAATGATAAAGATGGTGTTCCAGATAGTGTAGATTTAGATGACGATAATGATGGTATTTTAGATACTGAAGAATGTACTGTTCCATCTGCAAATATCTCACAAATTAGTAGCTCTTTTGTAGATTCTGGAGCTCCAGGAGACGTTGGTGACATCGCAGTATATTCCAATATTACTACTTATAACGGGGAAAGTATTGATTTAAGGGTAACCGTTTTATCAAATTCTAACCCAGCAAACATGACTGTTAATATAGCAGGTGTAGGTTCGAGTCCTAACATATATCCTATTTTTTTAGGAGGAAACCAATTTTCTTTTGACGGAGATTCTGCATCATTAAAATTTGAATACCTAATTTCTGGTACCAACACATTAATTCCTGTTATAGCAAGTTTTGTTTGGAAAGATATCGACCTTGTAACAGGTTTCTCTAGCGGTAACGGTACAGAGTCTATTACATTTAACACCAATGAAATTGCTGCCTATACGGTAGATACTCCTACAAATATTATAGTTAATTCTGTAGGTGGAGAAACTGTGTTTACTTCATCACTTAATTCAAATACTAGTAACACTAAAATAATGGTAAAAACAGAGATGCTTAAAACAAGCTCTTTTACTGCTAGCTTTAGAAAAAGAGATGGGCCTACTAATGATACAGGTTATCTCTTTGGTTCAACCACATTTGCTAATCCTGTTAAAACCCAATTAATAGGTCAATGTGAAGATACCGATGGTGATAGTATTCCAGATTACTTAGATTTAGATTCAGATAACGATGGTATTCCAGATGTAACAGAAGCAGGAGGTACAGATGCAAACAATGATGGAAGAGCAGATGATGATGATAACAATGCAGACAATACAGGTTCAAATGGTATTCCAACTTCAGCTGGTACAGGTCTTACACCAACAAGTACAGATGGAGATAGTATTCCAGATTACTTAGACTTAGATGCAGACAATGATGGTATTCCAGATGTAACAGAAGCAGGAGGAATAGACCTTAATAATGATGGAAGAGCAGATGATGATGATAACAATGCAGATAACACAGGTTCAAATGGTATTCCCACCTCAGCAGGTACAGGTCTTACACCAACAAGTACAGATGGAGATAGTGTTCCAGATTACTTAGATTTAGATGCAGATAATGATGGAATTCCTGATAATATAGAAGGACAAACTACAACAGGTTATGTCGCACCTTCAGGAGCAGACACCGATAATGATGGTTTAGATGATGCTTATGATCAAGATTGTACCGGCACAAATTGTTCTGGTGTAAGCGGAGCAATTATCAACCCTGTAAACGCAGACAATGCCGATACTGCAGATTATATAGATTTAGATGCAGATAACGATGGTGTTTTTGATGTTATTGAATCAGGAAGTGGATTGGCAAATGATGGTAATGGCGTTGTAACTGGTGCTGTAGGTACTAACGGATTAGTAGATGCAATAGAAACAGGCGATTCAGACCAAGGATATACGGATATAAATGGAGAGTATGACAATACTCAAGCAGATAATTTTACAGATACAGATAACGATGTAAATACCGGTGGAGATGTAGATTATAGAGATGCTCAAGATAATGACAATGATAAAGATGGTGTTCCAGATAGCGTAGATTTAGATGATGACAATGACGGTATCTTAGATACTGATGAAGGCTTTAGTTGTCCTTCTACTTCTTACATAGATTTAGGACAAGCTTTTACAAACACTTCAACAAATACAAATGGAGGAAATGCTTCTGGTAATGTTGCAAACATTTATTCTTTTGGAGGTACAAGTGCTACTTTTAGTTATGAATTAATAAATGCTGCTCAATGGGTAGCGGGTGTGTCAAGTAAAGGGCCTACGGTTGGTGTAGATGGTAACTATATAAATACGCAACCCAATTTTACTAATTTCCCTTCAGGTTCTTTTTATCCTGCAAATGCAGCAACTATTAGTGCTGCAGTGTATAAAATAACTTTTACACAACCAGTATTTAATGTAGAATTTAAATGGGGTGGTTCTGATCATTCTGACAGAACTGATTTTTTAGCCAATTTAAACGGTTCAAATACTCCTTTAACAATTAGCAATAGTACACTAGCATCGGGAAGCTATAAAATTACAGGGCAATCTCTTGTAAGTAATGCTATCGGAGCAAATGCTCCATCTAATGCGGTCTTAATATCTTCTCAAGGGCCTTTAAATGAAATTATTATTGTAGTAGGTAAAGAAAATGGAGACAATAGTAATGCTACAACACAATTATTTGAACTTAAATATTGTGCGGCTTTAGATACGGATAATGATGGTATTCCAAATCATTTAGATTTAGACTCAGATAACGATGGTATTCCAGATGTAACAGAAGCAGGAGGAACAGATTCAAACAATGATGGAAGAGCAGATGACAATGATAACAATGCAGACAATACAGGTTCAAATGGTATTCCTACTTCAGCAAATACAGGTCTTATGCCAACAAGTTCAGATGCTGATGGTATTCTAGATTACTTAGACTTAGATGCAGATAATGATGGTATTCCAGATAATATAGAAGCACAAACTACTTTAGGTTATGTGGCTCCAACAGGAGTAGATACCGATAAGGATGGTTTAGATGATGCGTATGACCCAGATTGTACCGGCGCAAATTGTTCTGGTGTTACCGGAACTCTTATTGTACCCGTAAATACAGATGGTGCTGATACTGCAGATTATATAGATTTAGATGCAGATAATGATGGCATTTTTGATATTATTGAATCTGGAAGTGGATTAGCCAATGATGGAAGTGGTGTTGTAACAGGTGCTGTAGGCACTAACGGATTAGTAGATGCTATAGAAACCGGCGACACAGACCTAGGTTATACTGATGTAAATGGAGAGTATGACAATACACAAGCGGATAACTTTACAGACACCGATGGTGATGTAAGTACTGGTGGAGATGTAGATTATAGAGATGTACAGGATAATGACAATGATGGTATTCCTGATAGCGTAGATTTAGATGATGATAATGATGGTATTCCTGATACTGCAGAAAATGGAGTAAATTTTGCAGATGGCGATGAAGATGGAGACGGCATACCAAACTATAAAGATACTGCAGATACTGCAGGTGGTACTGGAGATGGTAGTACAACAGACTATACAGATTCTAATAACGATGGTATTCCAGATGTATATGATGCAGATGGCGATGGTATTCCTAATCATTTCGATTTAGATACAGACAACGATGGCATTCCAGATTTAATTGAAGCAGGTGGTGTAGATACCAATGGAGATGGTGTAATAGATTACCCAACTCTTGGAGACCCTACAACAATGGTAGATCTTGATGGTGACGGTTTAGCAGACACTTATGACGATACAGACACCGCAGGAAGTTCTACTGGTTGGTCTGCAGGAACTCCTATTTCTAATCCAGATTCAGATGGAGATGGAATTCCAGACGCACAAGATTTAGATGCAGATAATGATGGTATTCCAGATGTGGTAGAAGCAGGCGGAACAGATGCTAATGGAGATGGTAGAGCTGATAATTTTGTAGATATAGACAATGATGGTTTTAATGATCTTGTAGATGGTGATATAAACGGAACTACAGATCCAACAAAAGCATTAATTATTACAGGTACAGATGGTAATAGCGATGGTATTCCAGACAATTACTCGAATGGAGATACAGACGGAGATGGTCTTTTAGATAGTACAGACTTAGATGCAGACAACGATGGTATTCCAGATCTTGTGGAAGCAGGTGGTATTGACACCAATGGTGACGGACGTGTAGACACAAACACAGATGCAGACAAAGATGGTTTGGCAGATATTTATGATGAAAACGCAACAGACGGTCCAGGTCCTGACGGTACAAATGGTATAGCCTTGGTAGAAACTGATGCCGCTGGTAATATGCTAGATGGCGCTGGTATTCTATTGATAGTGATTCCGATGGAATTGCAGATCATTTAG